A window of Candidatus Poribacteria bacterium genomic DNA:
AACAGGAGAGATTATCGACTCAGGCAGCGGCGTTACAGGGTATAAAAAGGGAATGCGTGTGGCGGTTGAACCGATTAGTCCCTGTAATAATTGCCCGGAGTGTTTCAACGGTTATTACAATATCTGTGGAAACCTGCGTCACGGCGGTGGTGGTTTTGCAGAGTTTATGGTCACCCGCACACCAAACGTGTACGCTTTGCCGGACAGTGTTTCGGCTGAAGGTGGCGCATTGGCAGAGGTCTATGCCGTGGCAGTCCATGCCGTCAACAGAGCGATGGTATCCCCTGGAGACCGCGTCGCTATTATTGGAAGTGGCCCCGTCGGATTGACGATTGCTCAAGTCGCAGATATTGCAGGGGCAACCTCTATCGCCATGCTCGGAAAGCCGGACGGACCGATACAGATCGCCCACGAAGCGGTCGGAGCCGTGCCTATTAACGTGGATAAGACAGACGCTGTTGAGGCTATTAAAGAGTGGAGCGACGGCAGGGGGGCGGATGTTGTCTTTGAAGCGGTCGGTGGCACTGCGAATACGCTGGAGCAGGCAACAGAGATCGCAGCGAAACGAGGACGCGTTTGTATGGTTGGTGGGCATCGTACACCCCTCACCTTTTCAGAAAGGTTCGCACGGAGTCGAGAACTTACGGTCATCTGGTCGTTCTGTTACGGGAGACGTGGTGGGAAAACAGAGTTCCAAGTCGCTATCGATTTGCTTGCTGCAGGTAAACTTGACCCGAATCCATTGATTACGCATAGGTTCGACTTGGACGGTATTAACGAGGCATTTGCTGTTGCTGCAGGACGTGATGAGCATGGATCCGTCAAAGTGCTCGTGATGCCGAACGATTAGTTATCAGTTAGAGAGGGTTAAAGATAGAAATGGAAACACTTAAATTGCTCGTATTTGTCGGTACAGAAGGTATTTATCACGATCATGCAGGAAACGGACAATTCTTGACATCAATGCTCAACGATACTGACGAAATTGCAGCTGATTTCTCGCAAGACTACGATGTGCTTGCTGATGGGCTTAGCGGATACGATACTGTCCTGTTCTATACGGATGTCGGTGAACTCTCGGCGGCACAAGAAACGGGGCTCCTCAACTATATCCGAGCGGGTGGTGGATTTTTTGGACTGCACACCGCAGCTGCTTCATTTAGGGAATCTGAAGGGTATCACGGTATGCTCAACGGGTTTTTCGATGGACACAGCCCGTATATGGACTTCACCGTGAATGTGAGTGACAGTGGACATCCGATTACTGAAGGGTTAGCCGATTTTGGGGTGACGGATGAACTCTACTATCTCAAACACAATCCTGATACATCACACCACCTGATGCATGCTTATGACGAGACGAAAGATGAAACACATGTTATGGCGTTCCACCATATGTATGGCGAGGGCAGGGTTTTTTACTTCGCACTCGGACACGATATGGCAGTGCTTGAAAATCCGAGTTTCCAGACGGTTATCCGACGCGGGGCGTTATGGGCGGGTAATCAACTTTGAAAAACAGTGTTAGATAGGTGCTGAGATTCGTTCTTGGTTTTCATGTTCAATGCTGGCGAGGTTAGATGAAGTTTCAGAATTTAATTCGGTAATGCATCAACAGTCTCTTGGTAGGAGCGAGCTGTGCTCGCGATCTGTAACAATTACCGAAATATTTATTTAATCTTCATGAAACCTCGCCAGCGATAAGTTGAGCGCACTGTGGCACTATACCATTTCACGTGCAGGGTAGTGTTTGTCACCCGGTGATATATCTGTCGGATCGTTCGACACAGCCGTTTCTGGTGGTACCATAATTTGGTTCTCGCTCACTGGATCGTCTGTTTCGGAACGCCACTGTTCCAAACGGTCTTGCATCTCTGCCAGAATGTCCGCATAAGCCGGATTTCCAGCGAGGTTCTGTGCCTCCGATGGATCGAACACGACATCATACAACCGTTCCTCTTCAACCGGATCGTCCCCCCAACCGTGTTCCATCATAAAGGTTTTACTGATGCTGTCGTCGCAATTCGGCAGTGCCCACTTCTCAGCGTTGTCATAGCGTCTAATGTATTTCCAACGCTTGGTTCGGACAGCGCGTTGCGGTTCATAACAGCAGTGATAGTTAACTTCAGCAAAGATAGTGTCGCGAGTATCTTCCGCCTCACCACGCACTAACGGGAGAACGGAGTTACCCTGGAGCCACGCGGGTGCTTCAATCTCTGCCAATTCACAGATCGTTGGGAAGAGGTCGATCTGACTGACCAACCCGTCCACGACTTGCCCTCCATCAAAACCGCCGGGACCCCGAACAATTAACATGATACCGATGCCGTGGTCACTGAGGTGACATTTCATGCGTGGGAATGCAAGCCCGTGGTCGGTCGTACATATCACAAGCGTATTCTCAGCAAGCCCGTTTTCTTCCAGCGCGTTGAAGACGACACCCATTTTCCTATCAAGGGTTCGTGCTGCGTCTATGTATTCCGCCATATCTTGTCGTGTTACAGGTGTGTCAGGGAAGGGTGCTGGAGGTTTCACATAGCGCGGGTCTGTCTTCGGTTCTCCGTCCGGTGGTGGATCAAATCCTTTCGCTCGGCGATGCGTTTCACCAAACCCAACATCCAAAAAGAACGGCGCATCGTGTTTCTCCTCGATGAAGGCACGGGCGCGTTCTTCTGCGCCTGCTCGTACACTTCCTTCAGATAAAAGTCTCTGGTATCCTGTTTCTTTGAGGTCTCGGACAACGTGCTGGAATCCTGCCAAGGCGGTGGTGTAGCCTGCTTGGTTTAAGGTGTAGGTTACGAGGCGCTCTGGTACTGGAAGACTCCACCCCCGGTTTGCCAATCCACCCATACCGCAGCTATGTGCCCATTGTCCGGTGAGCAGTGCGGCGCGGGAAGGTGAACAGGTAGGATTCGCACAAAAGGCGTTCCGAAACACCACGCCTTCCTCCGCAAGTTTCTGAATATTTGGTGTTGGGATTGCATGCCCGTAAGGCTGCACATATCGTCCTGTATCGTGCGAATGAATATAGACTATATTTGGTTTGTTCATGTAATAACCCTTAATATAAAATAACCCAAGTTGCTACTAACAAGTTTCGCACATTTCAGAAAGCGTTTTTGTCTCTTTCCTCACCCCGTAGGGGTGATATATTTATAGAAACGGTGTATTTAAGCGACCGCACTCCGTAGGAGTGCTATTGCTTCGCAGTGAGAATAAATAGGTGGCAACTTGCGTTATAAAATAGGCGCGCTTCATAAGCGCGTCAATTCTGAAAATACTTCTTTACTAACAGTGTGCTGCTTGCCTCGCTTTGTAGATCTCCGTCAACACGTTCATTGCGTGCAATGATTCTTCTTTGTTGTACTGTGGACATTGCCGCAGACCTGCAGCGAGACATCGGTGGATGGCTTCGGCTTGGTAGAGAAAGCCGTGCTGATTCGGAGAGGATCTCGCCATCGCGACAGATCCGGGTAACGGATACTCAAAGTAGTGCAGCGGCGCGGGGGCGTTTCGGGTCCTGTACTGCGAAGGCACGCCGTTTGGCGGTGGGATTCGGATAGAGATACGCGTCGGACAGTGTGCGGGTCGTTCAAGTGTGATGCGTCCCTCTGTCCCAACGAGTTCTGTCACTTCGGGTAGCTCGGAGTTGCGCGGCGGGAATGTTAGGATGGCATACTTGTCGTCCCCATAATCCACCATTGCGCCACCGACTCTATCCCCCAAAGCAATGACCGCTCTTGGCACTGCCGACGCACCGAACGCGAGCGGTGCTGCTTGGATGGTGTAGATCGGGTCGAAGAAGTCGGACTGTGTCAGTACCACTTCGCCGATAGTACCTGTTTCAATTGCGGCGCGGGCATGCTCTACCGCTGGGAAAAAACGGGTCCACATACCGTCTTGCATCATCACGTCTTTCTCTTCAGCGGCTGCATACATCTCTTGGGCATCGGAAAGGTTCTCAGTAAGTGGTTTCTCGCAGAGTACGTGCTTGCCCGCCTCAAGAGCAAGAAGGGTGTGTTCTTTGTGCAACCGGTTGATTGTGCCGATGTATACGATATCCACATCATCGGCTGCAACCATTTCCTTGTAGTCGCCGTAGGCCGTGGCAACCTCGTATTTTCTCGCAAATT
This region includes:
- a CDS encoding alcohol dehydrogenase catalytic domain-containing protein, whose amino-acid sequence is MKAAQFYGGKDIRVETVPDPTPEEGQVLVQVEATGICGSDLHGYHHQPEKPLSPRIGGHELTGEIIDSGSGVTGYKKGMRVAVEPISPCNNCPECFNGYYNICGNLRHGGGGFAEFMVTRTPNVYALPDSVSAEGGALAEVYAVAVHAVNRAMVSPGDRVAIIGSGPVGLTIAQVADIAGATSIAMLGKPDGPIQIAHEAVGAVPINVDKTDAVEAIKEWSDGRGADVVFEAVGGTANTLEQATEIAAKRGRVCMVGGHRTPLTFSERFARSRELTVIWSFCYGRRGGKTEFQVAIDLLAAGKLDPNPLITHRFDLDGINEAFAVAAGRDEHGSVKVLVMPND
- a CDS encoding ThuA domain-containing protein encodes the protein METLKLLVFVGTEGIYHDHAGNGQFLTSMLNDTDEIAADFSQDYDVLADGLSGYDTVLFYTDVGELSAAQETGLLNYIRAGGGFFGLHTAAASFRESEGYHGMLNGFFDGHSPYMDFTVNVSDSGHPITEGLADFGVTDELYYLKHNPDTSHHLMHAYDETKDETHVMAFHHMYGEGRVFYFALGHDMAVLENPSFQTVIRRGALWAGNQL
- a CDS encoding sulfatase, whose product is MNKPNIVYIHSHDTGRYVQPYGHAIPTPNIQKLAEEGVVFRNAFCANPTCSPSRAALLTGQWAHSCGMGGLANRGWSLPVPERLVTYTLNQAGYTTALAGFQHVVRDLKETGYQRLLSEGSVRAGAEERARAFIEEKHDAPFFLDVGFGETHRRAKGFDPPPDGEPKTDPRYVKPPAPFPDTPVTRQDMAEYIDAARTLDRKMGVVFNALEENGLAENTLVICTTDHGLAFPRMKCHLSDHGIGIMLIVRGPGGFDGGQVVDGLVSQIDLFPTICELAEIEAPAWLQGNSVLPLVRGEAEDTRDTIFAEVNYHCCYEPQRAVRTKRWKYIRRYDNAEKWALPNCDDSISKTFMMEHGWGDDPVEEERLYDVVFDPSEAQNLAGNPAYADILAEMQDRLEQWRSETDDPVSENQIMVPPETAVSNDPTDISPGDKHYPAREMV
- a CDS encoding Gfo/Idh/MocA family oxidoreductase; its protein translation is MNSMANNMPLSTPLDVRRGITSAADVAFPLRWGILGAGKISAQWVWALHACEGATVTAVAAREINRAKEFARKYEVATAYGDYKEMVAADDVDIVYIGTINRLHKEHTLLALEAGKHVLCEKPLTENLSDAQEMYAAAEEKDVMMQDGMWTRFFPAVEHARAAIETGTIGEVVLTQSDFFDPIYTIQAAPLAFGASAVPRAVIALGDRVGGAMVDYGDDKYAILTFPPRNSELPEVTELVGTEGRITLERPAHCPTRISIRIPPPNGVPSQYRTRNAPAPLHYFEYPLPGSVAMARSSPNQHGFLYQAEAIHRCLAAGLRQCPQYNKEESLHAMNVLTEIYKARQAAHC